The Paenibacillus sp. FSL W8-0426 region TAATTTTCGATGAGACGAACGCCGTTGACGGGACTGAGTTTTTCTTCAACGTCGTGGCCTTGCTCTTCGAGCCAGCGAACGAGCTTGTACACCGCTTGTTTGGCTTCTTCGCTGACAGGTGTTCCTACAGGCGAAGCCGTAGTATATGCGATTTTCAGTTTTCGTTGGTGTGGATAGTTCATGTCTGCCAGGTAACTTCCCGGAAAAAGAGGGGCGTGGAACGCCGCTTCCGGCTGGACGACTTGCAGCACATCCAACAGTGCCGCACTGTCGCGAACGGTGCGGGACAAGGCAAAATCGATGGAGGCGCCCTGCCATTGACGGCCTGCGCCTGGACCAACCGGCGTCCGGCCGCGCGTAGGCTTCAGACCGAACAGTCCGCTAAACGCTGCAGGTATGCGGATCGAGCCGCCGCCGTCGCTTGCACCTGCCAGTGGAACCATTCCCGAGGCAACGGCTGCCGCCGCTCCGCCGCTGGAACCGCCTGGCGAGTGCTCCGTGTTCCATGGATTGCGCGTCGGGCCATGCAGGCTGGGTTCTGTGATGTTTTTCAAGCCGAACTCCGGCGTATTGGTATGCCCGATAATAATAAAACCGGCCTCACGCAGGCGTTGGACGAAATTGGAGCTGCGCACAGCGCGGTGCTCGCTGAACAAACGTGAACCGGAAGTGAGAAGCTCGTTTTCCAAGGATTGCGAAATGTCCTTCAACAAGAGCGGTACGCCGGCAAAAGGTTGTTCCCCCGGCCTTGTCTGGTTGGCTTCCTGCCTTGCGCGTGTCTCATACGTGCGGATCACGGCGTTTAACCGGGGATTGAACTCGTTCAGTCGGGCAAATGCCGCATCCAATAGCTCGTTTGGCGATACTTGCCGCGCACGCACAAGCTCTGCCAAACCGACGGCGTCATAGGATGTATATGGAAATGAAGACATGTGTATCGTTCCTCTCAATATGTATTGGGCTGAGCATGTTCCATAGTCATCGTACCATCAGGTGGACGAAAAGACAAAAGCGCAATGTAATGCGATGCTGCACGTTCAACCATAAAAAAACACTGTTTGCCCAGAAGGAACAAACAGTGTGGATATACAAATCAAGCCATTAATGATATGCTATCTTGATTCACTCTGTGCGCAATCTTCGCGCAGCTTCAAGGTTGGTGTTGGATGGCGAACGATCTTGCTGTCTGGAGATGGCGAACAGGGCGATCCAGATCAGGACGAAACCGATGAGCTGCTCCCAAGTAATCAGCGTACGGAAAGCGATCCAGTTCACCAGCACACCT contains the following coding sequences:
- a CDS encoding amidase, which translates into the protein MSSFPYTSYDAVGLAELVRARQVSPNELLDAAFARLNEFNPRLNAVIRTYETRARQEANQTRPGEQPFAGVPLLLKDISQSLENELLTSGSRLFSEHRAVRSSNFVQRLREAGFIIIGHTNTPEFGLKNITEPSLHGPTRNPWNTEHSPGGSSGGAAAAVASGMVPLAGASDGGGSIRIPAAFSGLFGLKPTRGRTPVGPGAGRQWQGASIDFALSRTVRDSAALLDVLQVVQPEAAFHAPLFPGSYLADMNYPHQRKLKIAYTTASPVGTPVSEEAKQAVYKLVRWLEEQGHDVEEKLSPVNGVRLIENYYMMNSGEMAAMVSSIERSIGRELTARDMEIEAWVIAEAGKKVSAAEFVHSLAEWDVAAAQMSKLFERYDFYVTPTNAFPAPRIGELTADAKRIDELMMVSELDKDRQQQLIYEMFEPSLTYTPFTQLANLTGQPAMSVPIHMTPDGLPMGAQIMATKGREDWLFHLAGQLEASELWIGLKGNPMFPA